In the genome of Leptolyngbya subtilissima AS-A7, one region contains:
- a CDS encoding universal stress protein: MIEKILLANSGTGNTEAMMKALMEIPLVQRASVTVLHVVPSQVSAEAMASKWEAGGRTLATAITNLNLDPSRVNAVLREGDPKDVVIQVADEVNADLIIMGSRGLQGLKAILENSVSQYVFQLSSRPMLLVKDDLYSIRPMKRVMVAMDKSDSAREGLNIAISLLRDVKGGELTLVHTVSSLKTKPFDVVSTDPNQDPILTAAAAEAKKYGIAYKLSAPEGKPGRRICQLAEERNVDLIILGSPDRRPTIAKGLPDLDKVLGESLTDFVRVYAPCPVLLTRMAAK; encoded by the coding sequence TTCCTTTAGTGCAGCGAGCTTCAGTAACGGTGCTCCACGTAGTGCCATCGCAGGTGTCTGCCGAAGCCATGGCCTCGAAGTGGGAGGCCGGTGGTCGCACCTTGGCCACCGCCATTACCAACCTCAACCTTGACCCCAGCCGAGTCAACGCCGTGCTGCGGGAGGGCGACCCCAAAGACGTGGTCATCCAGGTGGCTGATGAGGTCAATGCCGATCTGATCATCATGGGCTCGCGCGGGTTGCAAGGGCTCAAGGCGATTCTCGAAAATTCTGTCAGCCAGTATGTGTTTCAGCTATCGTCGCGGCCCATGCTGCTGGTCAAAGACGACCTCTACAGCATTCGCCCCATGAAGCGGGTCATGGTCGCCATGGATAAATCTGACTCGGCGCGCGAAGGGCTTAACATCGCTATTTCCCTGTTGCGCGATGTTAAGGGCGGTGAGCTCACCTTGGTGCACACGGTGTCTAGCCTCAAGACCAAGCCCTTTGACGTGGTCAGCACCGACCCCAACCAAGACCCCATTCTGACAGCGGCGGCGGCTGAAGCGAAAAAGTACGGTATTGCCTACAAGCTGTCGGCCCCCGAGGGCAAGCCCGGTCGCCGTATCTGCCAGCTAGCTGAAGAGCGCAATGTGGATCTGATCATTCTGGGTTCTCCCGATCGCCGTCCCACCATTGCTAAGGGCCTGCCCGACTTAGACAAAGTGCTGGGCGAATCGCTGACCGACTTTGTGCGGGTGTACGCTCCTTGCCCGGTGCTGTTAACTCGAATGGCAGCCAAATAA